A DNA window from Acidimicrobiales bacterium contains the following coding sequences:
- a CDS encoding DNA-directed RNA polymerase subunit beta' produces the protein MIDVNDFSELRIGLATADAIRTWSNGEVKKPETINYRTLKPEKDGLFCEKIFGPTKDWECACGKYKRVRFKGIICERCGVEVTRQKVRRERMGHIELAAPAVHIWYLRGTRSWLAYLLMGTEAREELKAKQLERVIYFAANLVCWVDEDKRHEDLPRLEEEMREELDAIAKERDLEIDKAYKELEAEIEELEKDGAKDKDLKARQRDAERDIAALREEYEEEVELVQRVFDEFKDLHSRKIIEDELLWRELVDRYGEYFDGGMGAEAIARLLGRLDLDEEEVKLREQIDPAEGVKPLSVQRKQKAIKRLKIVSAFNRRDEHGRRVNDPRAMILDAVPVIPPELRPMVQLDGGRFATSDLNDLYRRVINRNNRLKRLLDLGAPEIIVNNEKRMLQEAVDALFDNGRRGRPVTGPGNRPLKSLSDMLKGKQGRFRQNLLGKRVDYSGRSVIVVGPTLKLHQCGLPKLMALELFKPFVMKKLVDTEVAQNIKSAKRMVERRRAQVWDVLEEVIREHPVLLNRAPTLHRLGIQAFEPILVEGKAIQIHPLVCAAFNADFDGDQMAVHLPLSAEAQAEARVLMLSSNNILSPADGRPMTVPSQDMIIGSYYLTEERGTLAEGESPKVFKHRYQVEQALEMGSVTLHTPVIYRGAPSLKTEDGWQRTTPGRILFNETLPVGFPYVNRPVKKRDMGNIVSALTDDYPKADVAASLDRLKALAYRYASQSGLTISINDVAVPPSKGQILDGYEAEAERVETQYRRGIITDGERRQKEVEIWTSATEEVRDAMEVELKATVFNPIDMMVGSGARGNMMQVRQIAGMRGLVANPRGDIIPRPIKSSYREGLSMLEYFIATPGARKGLVDTALRTADSGYLTRRLVDVAQELIINEEDPFDRDGMVRGIWLEDIGPDTADKRTYLETRLFSRVLADDVELSDGSVMERGTLVGEEEMIRLRDDEKVTRVRVLSPLTDDSEFGVSARAYGSSLASGKLIEAGEAVGVIAAQSIGEPGTQLTMRTFHTGGVAGSDIAGGLPRVVELFEARSPKGKAVLAKRSGVVRIGEDDGRGRVIEVVGDDGEEDVYTVPAVARLAITDGQEIRAGDPLVDGPRDPKELLEIRGIRETQQYLVDEVQKVYRDQGVSIHDKHIELIVRQMTRRVLVAEPGDSPFLPGEQVDQRVYAEVNRGIVRDGGRPAEGRPVMMGITKASLATDSWLSAASFQETTRVLTEAAIESRSDDLKGLKENIIIGKLIPAGTGVERYRAFRTTAPDYEPIDFWTSEGEEEQDPAEWLASISGGSDDLGSSA, from the coding sequence ATGATCGACGTCAACGATTTCTCCGAGCTTCGCATCGGACTAGCCACCGCCGATGCCATCCGCACCTGGTCGAACGGCGAGGTCAAGAAGCCCGAAACCATCAACTACCGCACGCTCAAGCCCGAAAAGGACGGACTCTTCTGCGAGAAGATCTTCGGCCCCACCAAGGACTGGGAGTGCGCGTGTGGCAAGTACAAGCGCGTCCGCTTCAAGGGCATCATCTGCGAGCGCTGCGGCGTTGAGGTAACCCGCCAGAAGGTTCGCCGCGAGCGCATGGGCCACATCGAGCTGGCGGCCCCGGCTGTTCACATCTGGTACCTGCGCGGCACCCGCTCGTGGCTTGCGTACCTGCTCATGGGCACCGAGGCTCGTGAAGAGCTCAAGGCCAAGCAGCTCGAACGCGTCATCTACTTCGCAGCCAACCTGGTCTGCTGGGTCGACGAGGACAAGCGCCACGAAGATCTTCCGCGCCTCGAAGAAGAGATGCGCGAAGAGCTCGATGCCATCGCCAAAGAGCGCGATCTCGAGATCGACAAGGCATACAAGGAGCTCGAGGCCGAGATCGAAGAACTCGAAAAGGACGGCGCCAAGGACAAGGACCTCAAGGCCCGCCAGCGCGATGCCGAGCGCGACATCGCCGCACTGCGCGAGGAGTACGAGGAAGAGGTCGAGCTGGTTCAGCGGGTCTTCGACGAGTTCAAGGACCTTCACAGCCGCAAGATCATCGAAGACGAGCTCCTGTGGCGTGAGCTGGTCGACCGTTACGGCGAATACTTCGATGGCGGCATGGGTGCCGAGGCCATCGCCCGCCTGCTGGGACGCCTCGACCTCGACGAAGAAGAGGTCAAGCTGCGCGAGCAGATCGACCCCGCCGAAGGCGTCAAGCCGCTGTCGGTTCAGCGCAAGCAAAAGGCCATCAAGCGCCTGAAGATCGTGTCGGCGTTCAACCGCCGCGACGAACACGGACGGCGAGTGAACGACCCGAGGGCCATGATCCTCGACGCCGTTCCCGTGATTCCGCCCGAGCTGCGCCCCATGGTGCAGCTCGATGGTGGTCGCTTCGCCACCTCTGACCTGAACGACCTCTACCGCCGCGTCATCAACCGCAACAACCGCCTCAAGCGGCTGCTCGATCTCGGGGCACCCGAGATCATCGTCAACAACGAAAAGCGCATGTTGCAGGAAGCCGTCGACGCCCTGTTCGACAATGGTCGCCGCGGCCGCCCGGTCACCGGGCCGGGCAACCGTCCGCTCAAGTCGTTGTCCGACATGCTCAAGGGCAAGCAGGGTCGCTTCCGCCAGAACCTGCTGGGCAAGCGCGTCGACTACTCGGGCCGTTCGGTCATCGTGGTCGGCCCGACGCTGAAGCTGCACCAGTGTGGCCTTCCGAAGCTGATGGCCCTCGAGTTGTTCAAGCCCTTCGTCATGAAGAAGCTGGTCGACACCGAGGTCGCACAGAACATCAAGTCGGCCAAGCGCATGGTCGAACGTCGCAGGGCCCAGGTCTGGGACGTGCTCGAGGAGGTCATCCGCGAGCATCCGGTGCTGCTCAACCGTGCACCTACTCTTCACCGTCTCGGCATCCAGGCATTCGAGCCGATCCTCGTCGAGGGCAAGGCCATCCAGATCCACCCGCTGGTCTGCGCCGCTTTCAACGCCGACTTCGACGGCGACCAGATGGCTGTTCACCTGCCACTGTCGGCCGAAGCTCAGGCCGAGGCCAGGGTCTTGATGCTGTCGTCGAACAACATCTTGTCGCCCGCCGACGGTCGCCCGATGACGGTGCCCAGCCAGGACATGATCATCGGCTCGTACTACCTGACCGAGGAGCGCGGGACGCTGGCCGAGGGCGAAAGCCCGAAGGTCTTCAAGCACCGTTACCAGGTCGAGCAGGCTCTCGAGATGGGCAGCGTCACGCTGCACACCCCTGTGATCTACCGCGGGGCACCCAGCCTCAAGACCGAAGACGGCTGGCAGCGCACGACACCTGGGCGCATCTTGTTCAACGAGACGTTGCCCGTCGGGTTCCCCTACGTGAACCGTCCCGTCAAGAAGCGCGACATGGGCAACATCGTGTCGGCGCTGACCGACGATTACCCCAAGGCCGACGTGGCCGCCAGCCTCGACAGGCTCAAGGCTCTGGCCTATCGCTATGCCTCACAGTCGGGCCTGACCATCTCGATCAACGACGTCGCAGTTCCGCCGTCGAAGGGCCAGATCCTCGACGGTTACGAGGCCGAGGCCGAGCGGGTCGAGACCCAGTACCGCCGGGGCATCATCACCGACGGCGAGCGCCGCCAAAAGGAGGTCGAGATCTGGACCTCGGCCACCGAAGAGGTGCGCGATGCCATGGAGGTCGAGCTCAAGGCGACGGTGTTCAACCCCATCGACATGATGGTCGGTTCGGGCGCTCGCGGAAACATGATGCAGGTCCGCCAGATCGCCGGCATGCGCGGCCTGGTGGCCAACCCTCGCGGTGACATCATCCCGAGGCCGATCAAGAGCTCGTATCGAGAAGGCCTCTCGATGCTCGAGTACTTCATCGCCACCCCGGGTGCCCGCAAGGGTCTCGTCGACACCGCTCTGCGTACCGCCGACTCTGGCTATCTCACACGCCGCCTCGTCGACGTAGCGCAGGAGCTCATCATCAACGAGGAAGACCCCTTCGACCGCGACGGAATGGTGCGCGGCATCTGGCTCGAAGACATCGGCCCTGATACCGCCGACAAGCGCACCTACCTCGAGACCCGCCTGTTCAGCCGTGTGCTCGCCGACGACGTAGAGCTCAGCGACGGTTCGGTCATGGAACGCGGAACTCTGGTCGGCGAAGAGGAGATGATCCGACTTCGCGACGACGAGAAGGTCACCCGAGTGCGCGTCCTTTCGCCACTCACCGACGACAGCGAGTTTGGTGTGTCGGCCAGGGCCTATGGCTCTTCGCTGGCCAGCGGCAAGCTGATCGAGGCCGGCGAGGCCGTGGGTGTCATCGCCGCTCAGTCGATCGGCGAGCCCGGTACTCAGCTGACCATGCGTACCTTCCACACCGGTGGTGTCGCCGGGTCCGACATCGCCGGCGGTCTGCCACGCGTCGTCGAGCTGTTCGAGGCTCGTAGCCCCAAGGGCAAGGCCGTTCTGGCCAAGCGTTCGGGCGTCGTGCGCATCGGCGAAGACGACGGCCGTGGCCGGGTCATCGAAGTCGTCGGCGACGACGGCGAAGAAGACGTGTACACGGTGCCGGCGGTCGCTCGTCTGGCCATCACCGATGGTCAGGAGATCCGCGCAGGCGATCCTCTCGTCGACGGCCCCCGCGATCCCAAGGAGCTCCTCGAGATCCGTGGTATCCGTGAGACACAGCAGTATCTCGTCGACGAGGTACAGAAGGTCTACCGCGACCAGGGCGTCTCGATTCACGACAAGCACATCGAGCTCATCGTGCGCCAGATGACTCGTCGAGTGCTCGTGGCCGAGCCGGGCGACAGCCCGTTCCTTCCAGGTGAGCAGGTCGACCAGCGCGTGTACGCCGAGGTAAACCGTGGCATCGTGCGCGATGGCGGACGCCCTGCCGAGGGCCGGCCGGTGATGATGGGTATCACCAAGGCATCGCTGGCAACCGACTCTTGGCTGTCGGCGGCCTCGTTCCAGGAGACCACCAGGGTTCTCACCGAAGCCGCTATCGAGTCTCGTTCCGACGACCTCAAGGGCCTCAAGGAGAACATCATCATCGGCAAGTTGATCCCGGCCGGAACCGGAGTCGAGCGCTACCGTGCCTTCCGCACCACCGCCCCCGACTACGAGCCGATCGATTTCTGGACCTCCGAAGGCGAGGAAGAGCAGGACCCTGCCGAGTGGCTCGCCAGCATCAGTGGCGGCAGCGACGATCTCGGCAGCTCGGCCTGA
- a CDS encoding DNA-directed RNA polymerase subunit beta, which translates to MSSRSAIRDRYSFGSLDEVLELPDLIGVQRDSFQRFLDQGLAETFADISPITDFSGSLRLELEFDPDDEDLRPPPKFSVDECKEKDMTYAAPIFVRARFMNSSTGEIKEQTVFMGDFPMMTDKGTFIINGTERVVVSQLVRSPGVIFQPGERYRLRNMAKHQLVTGTVHPYRGEWIEFDVEHKPGKDVTAGCRVARKRRLSLFTLLRALGYDEETHPGFLDRFVNHFSFLEGQWEKDQHIAPTQEESLVEIYKRARPGEPPTPEAAANYFNNAFFEDRRYSLSRVGRYKLNRKLGNELDRIEELFGIELERPDPNQNVLSRAEVLAAVTYLLHLADAEPGYRLDDQDHFANRRIRSVGELIQNQVRIGLSRMERVVRERMTTQDVEAITPQTLINIRPVVAAIKEFFGTSQLSQFMDQVNPLSGLTHRRRLSALGPGGLSRERAGFEVRDVHFSHYGRMCPIETPEGPNIGLIGALASFARVNDFGFIESPYRKVENGQVSDEVVYLTADEEEEYVVAQANAPLDENGNFVNDRVLVRKSPQGQSLSDLKLQMERDTYFAATTEVGFVPAAEVQLMDVSPKQIVSVATALIPFLEHDDANRALMGANMQRQAVPLVRAEAPYIGTGIEARAAHDAADMILAADDGTVTDVSGEYIELEYKKLGKQRHRVAKFRRSNQDTCINQKIRVHEGQKVKRGDLLADGPSTDHGELALGKNLLVTYMAWEGYNFEDAIILSERLVKDDVLTSIHIHEYEIDARDTKLGPEEITRDIPNLSDEVLADLDERGIIRVGAEVGPGDVLVGKVTPKGETELTPEERLLRAIFGEKAREVRDTSLKVPHGESGVVTDIKVYSRSDQHELPPGVNQLVRVYVAQKRKISVGDKLAGRHGNKGVISKILPIEDMPYLADGTPVDIILSPLGVPSRMNVGQVLEAHLGYAARWGWELEGEAVGDEPIRTGQSKTRPNTNPSTFIATPVFDGAKWDEVELSGGDPTIKEILGNLRPDGVDGKRMMTDAGKAQLFNGRTGEPYDQPTMVGYSYILKLAHLVDDKIHARSTGPYSMITQQPLGGKAQFGGQRFGEMEVWALEAYGAAYCLQELLTIKSDDVLGRVRVYEAIVKGDNIPEPGIPESFKVLIKEMQALCLNVEVMSHAGTQIDMQGLDEDVFRAEESLGIDISRPERGSDEEDEMRRQRI; encoded by the coding sequence TTGTCTTCTCGCTCCGCAATTCGCGATCGGTATTCGTTCGGCTCTCTGGACGAAGTCCTGGAGCTTCCGGATCTCATCGGAGTTCAGCGCGACTCGTTCCAGCGCTTCCTCGATCAAGGGCTTGCCGAGACCTTCGCTGACATCAGCCCGATCACGGACTTCAGCGGGTCGCTGCGCCTCGAGCTCGAGTTCGACCCCGACGACGAAGATCTGCGTCCACCTCCAAAGTTCTCGGTCGACGAGTGCAAAGAAAAGGACATGACCTACGCCGCGCCGATCTTCGTGCGCGCACGCTTCATGAACTCGTCCACGGGCGAGATCAAGGAGCAGACGGTCTTCATGGGCGACTTCCCCATGATGACCGACAAGGGCACGTTCATCATCAACGGCACCGAGCGTGTGGTCGTCAGCCAGCTGGTGCGCTCACCCGGCGTCATCTTCCAGCCAGGCGAGCGTTACCGCCTGCGCAACATGGCCAAGCATCAGCTCGTCACCGGCACGGTTCATCCCTATCGCGGCGAGTGGATCGAGTTCGACGTCGAGCACAAGCCGGGCAAGGACGTCACCGCCGGCTGTCGCGTCGCCCGTAAGCGCCGCCTCAGCCTCTTCACCTTGCTGCGTGCGCTGGGTTACGACGAAGAGACCCACCCCGGGTTCCTCGATCGCTTCGTCAACCACTTCTCGTTCCTCGAGGGTCAGTGGGAGAAGGATCAGCACATCGCACCGACCCAGGAAGAGTCGCTGGTCGAGATCTACAAGCGTGCCCGTCCGGGCGAGCCCCCCACACCTGAGGCTGCGGCCAACTACTTCAACAACGCCTTCTTCGAGGATCGTCGCTATTCGCTCAGCCGGGTCGGCCGCTACAAGCTGAACCGCAAGCTAGGCAATGAACTCGATCGCATCGAAGAGCTCTTCGGTATCGAGCTCGAACGTCCCGATCCGAACCAGAACGTGTTGTCGCGCGCCGAGGTGCTCGCGGCCGTCACCTACCTGCTGCACCTGGCCGACGCCGAGCCCGGCTATCGCCTCGACGACCAGGACCACTTCGCCAACCGCCGCATCCGCAGCGTCGGCGAGCTGATCCAGAACCAGGTGCGTATCGGCCTGAGCCGCATGGAGCGTGTGGTCCGCGAGCGCATGACCACCCAGGACGTCGAGGCCATCACGCCTCAGACGCTCATCAACATCCGTCCGGTGGTGGCGGCCATCAAGGAGTTCTTCGGAACTTCGCAGCTGTCGCAGTTCATGGACCAGGTGAATCCGCTCTCGGGCCTCACCCACCGGCGTCGGCTCTCGGCGCTCGGCCCGGGCGGCCTGTCGCGCGAGCGCGCCGGCTTCGAGGTTCGCGACGTTCACTTCAGCCACTACGGCCGTATGTGCCCCATCGAAACTCCCGAGGGTCCCAACATCGGTCTCATCGGCGCCCTGGCATCGTTCGCTCGGGTCAATGACTTCGGCTTCATCGAGTCGCCCTACCGCAAGGTAGAGAACGGCCAGGTCAGCGACGAGGTCGTTTACCTCACCGCCGACGAGGAAGAGGAATACGTCGTCGCTCAGGCCAACGCGCCCCTCGACGAGAACGGCAACTTCGTCAACGACCGCGTTCTCGTACGCAAGAGCCCTCAAGGTCAGAGCCTTTCCGACCTGAAGCTGCAGATGGAGCGCGATACCTACTTCGCTGCAACGACCGAGGTCGGCTTCGTGCCTGCCGCCGAGGTCCAGCTGATGGACGTCTCGCCGAAGCAGATCGTGTCGGTGGCCACCGCACTGATCCCGTTCCTCGAGCACGACGATGCCAACCGGGCCCTCATGGGTGCCAACATGCAGCGTCAGGCCGTGCCGTTGGTGCGTGCCGAAGCTCCGTACATCGGTACGGGTATCGAGGCTCGCGCCGCCCACGACGCCGCCGACATGATCCTGGCCGCCGATGACGGCACCGTCACCGACGTCTCGGGCGAATACATCGAGCTCGAATACAAGAAGCTCGGCAAGCAGCGTCATCGCGTGGCGAAGTTCCGCCGGTCCAACCAGGACACCTGCATCAACCAGAAGATCCGTGTTCACGAAGGCCAGAAGGTCAAGCGCGGAGACCTGCTGGCCGACGGTCCCTCCACAGATCATGGCGAGCTCGCCCTGGGCAAGAACCTCCTGGTCACCTACATGGCCTGGGAGGGCTACAACTTCGAGGACGCCATCATCTTGAGCGAGCGTCTCGTCAAGGACGACGTTCTCACCTCGATCCACATCCACGAGTACGAGATCGACGCCCGCGACACCAAGCTCGGCCCCGAGGAGATCACCCGAGACATCCCGAACCTCTCGGACGAGGTTCTGGCCGATCTCGACGAGCGCGGCATCATCCGTGTGGGTGCCGAGGTCGGCCCCGGCGATGTGCTGGTCGGCAAGGTGACACCCAAGGGCGAGACCGAGCTCACCCCAGAAGAGCGCCTGCTGCGCGCCATCTTCGGCGAGAAGGCTCGCGAGGTTCGTGACACCTCGCTCAAGGTTCCGCACGGCGAGAGTGGTGTCGTCACCGACATCAAGGTGTACTCGCGCTCCGATCAGCACGAATTGCCGCCCGGCGTCAATCAGCTGGTCCGTGTGTATGTGGCCCAGAAGCGCAAGATCTCGGTGGGTGACAAGCTCGCCGGTCGCCACGGCAACAAGGGCGTCATCTCCAAGATCCTGCCCATCGAGGACATGCCGTACCTCGCCGATGGCACCCCGGTCGACATCATCCTCAGCCCGTTGGGCGTTCCCAGCCGCATGAACGTCGGTCAGGTTCTCGAAGCCCACCTCGGCTATGCCGCACGGTGGGGATGGGAGCTCGAAGGCGAAGCGGTCGGCGATGAGCCGATCCGCACCGGCCAGTCCAAGACCAGGCCCAACACCAACCCCTCGACGTTCATCGCCACGCCGGTGTTCGACGGCGCCAAGTGGGACGAGGTCGAGTTGTCCGGTGGCGACCCCACCATCAAGGAGATCCTCGGCAACCTGCGCCCCGACGGTGTCGACGGAAAGCGCATGATGACCGATGCCGGCAAGGCGCAGCTGTTCAACGGCCGCACCGGCGAGCCATACGACCAGCCCACCATGGTCGGCTACTCGTACATCTTGAAGCTCGCTCACCTCGTCGACGACAAGATCCACGCCCGCTCGACTGGCCCCTACTCGATGATCACCCAGCAGCCGCTCGGTGGTAAGGCCCAGTTCGGCGGTCAGCGCTTCGGCGAGATGGAGGTGTGGGCCCTCGAGGCCTATGGCGCCGCCTATTGCCTCCAGGAGCTGTTGACCATCAAGTCCGACGACGTGCTCGGCAGAGTTCGCGTGTACGAGGCGATCGTCAAGGGCGACAACATCCCCGAGCCGGGCATCCCCGAGAGCTTCAAGGTTCTCATCAAGGAAATGCAGGCCCTCTGCCTCAACGTCGAGGTGATGAGCCATGCCGGCACCCAAATCGACATGCAGGGCCTGGACGAGGACGTGTTCCGCGCCGAGGAGTCCCTGGGCATCGACATCAGCAGGCCAGAACGAGGAAGCGACGAGGAGGACGAGATGCGCAGACAGCGGATCTGA
- the rplL gene encoding 50S ribosomal protein L7/L12, whose amino-acid sequence MSIDEILDAIGNLTVIELSELLTAFEEKFNVTAAAPVAVAAVAAGGDAGGAAAEEEKDEFDVILTGAGDKKIQVIKEVRGITNLGLKEAKDLVEAAPKAVLEGVSKEDAEKAKEALEGAGATVELK is encoded by the coding sequence ATGTCTATCGACGAGATCCTCGATGCGATCGGGAACCTCACCGTCATCGAGCTGAGCGAGCTGCTCACCGCCTTCGAAGAGAAGTTCAACGTCACCGCTGCTGCCCCTGTGGCCGTCGCTGCCGTTGCTGCCGGCGGCGACGCCGGCGGTGCCGCTGCCGAGGAGGAGAAGGACGAATTCGACGTCATCCTCACCGGTGCCGGCGACAAGAAGATCCAGGTCATCAAGGAGGTTCGCGGAATCACGAACCTCGGCCTGAAGGAAGCCAAGGACCTGGTCGAGGCCGCCCCGAAGGCTGTCCTCGAGGGTGTGTCCAAGGAAGACGCCGAGAAGGCCAAGGAGGCCCTCGAGGGCGCCGGCGCCACCGTCGAGCTCAAGTAA
- the rplJ gene encoding 50S ribosomal protein L10, translating into MDRTPRAEKVAVVDEVRKRFEESNAVLLTEYRGISVAAMGTLRRALTAAGGDYKVYKNTLVRLAVSDLGVEGLADKLVGPTALAFVKDDAAAVAKSLKDFAAGNDKLVIKGAVLDGKLLDEAQVKALAELPSRDEMLAKFAGLLQAPMSNMAALLNATMAKFAYGIQALIDAGGPEAAAGASTGSTDTADAEEPTDAVESSDSDDAPEPVDAGEPADAETED; encoded by the coding sequence ATGGACAGAACACCACGTGCCGAAAAGGTCGCTGTGGTCGACGAGGTGCGCAAGCGCTTCGAAGAGTCGAACGCAGTGCTGTTGACCGAGTACCGCGGCATCTCGGTGGCCGCGATGGGAACCCTCCGTCGTGCGCTGACCGCTGCCGGGGGCGACTACAAGGTCTACAAGAACACCCTGGTTCGCTTGGCCGTCTCCGATCTCGGAGTCGAAGGACTCGCCGACAAGCTCGTCGGGCCCACCGCGCTGGCTTTCGTCAAAGACGACGCCGCCGCAGTCGCCAAGTCGCTCAAGGACTTCGCGGCGGGCAACGACAAGCTCGTAATCAAGGGCGCCGTCCTCGACGGAAAGCTCCTGGACGAAGCTCAGGTCAAGGCTCTCGCCGAGCTGCCTTCGCGCGACGAGATGCTCGCCAAGTTCGCGGGCCTGCTGCAGGCTCCGATGTCGAACATGGCCGCATTGCTCAACGCAACCATGGCGAAGTTCGCGTACGGCATCCAGGCGCTCATCGATGCGGGTGGCCCCGAGGCCGCCGCAGGTGCTTCGACCGGGTCAACCGATACGGCTGACGCCGAGGAGCCCACCGACGCCGTCGAGTCTTCCGACTCAGACGACGCACCAGAGCCCGTCGATGCCGGCGAACCCGCCGACGCCGAAACCGAAGACTGA
- the rplA gene encoding 50S ribosomal protein L1, with protein sequence MMPKGKKYQDALRRFDRAALHDPEAAFGLVPAIATATFDESVDVVFRLGVDPRKADQMVRGTVALPAGTGGEVRVLVFAQGDAVDEARSAGADFVGSDELAAEIEGGMFDFDVAIATPDMMPLVGRLGRVLGPRGLMPNPKTGTVTPDVAKAVTEFKGGRVEYRTDRYGNVALSIGKASFSPADLSVNYNAVVDELSRAKPASAKGRYFRKVTLSTTMGPGIRVTPPV encoded by the coding sequence ATCATGCCCAAGGGCAAGAAGTATCAAGACGCGCTGCGTCGATTCGATCGTGCCGCACTGCACGATCCCGAGGCCGCTTTCGGCCTGGTTCCCGCAATCGCCACCGCTACCTTCGACGAGTCCGTCGACGTGGTGTTCCGGCTCGGCGTCGACCCCCGCAAGGCCGACCAGATGGTGCGTGGAACCGTCGCCCTCCCTGCCGGCACCGGTGGCGAGGTCAGGGTGCTCGTGTTCGCTCAGGGCGACGCGGTCGACGAGGCCCGCTCCGCGGGCGCCGACTTCGTCGGTTCCGACGAGCTCGCTGCCGAGATCGAGGGCGGCATGTTCGACTTCGACGTCGCCATCGCGACCCCCGACATGATGCCCCTGGTGGGGCGCCTCGGTCGTGTGCTCGGCCCTCGTGGTCTGATGCCCAACCCCAAGACGGGCACAGTCACCCCCGACGTGGCCAAGGCTGTCACCGAGTTCAAGGGTGGCCGTGTCGAATATCGCACCGACCGCTATGGCAACGTCGCCCTGTCGATAGGCAAGGCCAGCTTCTCGCCCGCCGATCTGTCGGTCAACTACAACGCCGTGGTCGACGAACTCTCCCGGGCCAAGCCCGCATCGGCCAAGGGCCGCTACTTCCGCAAGGTGACGCTCAGCACGACCATGGGCCCCGGTATCCGGGTCACCCCGCCGGTCTGA
- the rplK gene encoding 50S ribosomal protein L11 produces the protein MAKKKVAAIVKIQIPAGGATPAPPVGTALGPHGVAIMDFCKAYNAQTEAQRGTIIPVEITIFEDRSFTFVTKTPPASVLLREAAKVDKASSNPGRESVAKISQAQLEQIAQTKLPDLNANDIEGAKLIIAGTARSMGIEVEA, from the coding sequence ATGGCGAAGAAGAAGGTCGCCGCAATCGTCAAGATCCAGATCCCCGCCGGCGGCGCCACTCCCGCTCCGCCCGTCGGTACGGCTTTGGGTCCACACGGCGTTGCCATCATGGACTTCTGCAAGGCCTACAACGCCCAGACCGAAGCCCAGCGCGGAACGATCATCCCGGTCGAGATAACGATCTTCGAAGATCGCTCGTTCACCTTCGTCACCAAGACGCCACCGGCGTCGGTTCTGTTGCGCGAGGCGGCCAAGGTCGACAAGGCCTCGTCCAACCCTGGTCGCGAGTCGGTTGCAAAGATCTCGCAGGCCCAGCTCGAGCAGATCGCTCAGACCAAGCTGCCCGACCTGAACGCCAACGACATCGAGGGCGCCAAGCTCATCATCGCCGGCACCGCTCGCTCGATGGGTATCGAAGTCGAGGCCTGA
- the nusG gene encoding transcription termination/antitermination protein NusG has product MTDETNTEPVTPDLDELLPTGDLVVPDQQEDEIDLALPVGDLSPGSESESAEQDTDVEDAAADVPAGVDPETGEILDEDDIIEERPALESPYDRPGKWFVVHTQSGYENKVKQNLEARIVSLNLEDKIFEVVVPMEDVIEFKQGRKVVVQKKMFPGYLLIRAARGGDTQHAIRNTPGVTGFAGPGGKPTPLKRREVETFLAVRGEEGVEETTPRKTKTRMLYEVGETVRVKDGPFADFQGQIEEINTEQLKLKVLVNIFGRETPVELDFAQVGKL; this is encoded by the coding sequence ATGACCGACGAAACCAACACCGAACCCGTCACGCCCGACCTCGACGAATTGCTTCCCACGGGCGATCTCGTCGTCCCCGACCAGCAAGAAGACGAGATCGATCTGGCGTTGCCGGTTGGCGATCTGTCGCCGGGGTCCGAATCCGAGAGCGCTGAACAAGACACCGACGTCGAAGATGCGGCCGCTGATGTACCGGCCGGGGTCGATCCCGAGACCGGCGAGATCCTCGACGAGGACGACATCATCGAAGAGCGTCCGGCGCTCGAGAGCCCATACGATCGCCCCGGCAAGTGGTTCGTAGTCCACACCCAGTCGGGCTACGAGAACAAGGTCAAGCAAAACCTCGAAGCACGCATCGTGTCGCTGAACCTCGAAGACAAGATCTTCGAGGTCGTCGTGCCGATGGAAGACGTCATCGAGTTCAAGCAGGGCCGCAAGGTCGTCGTACAAAAGAAGATGTTCCCCGGATACCTGCTGATCCGTGCGGCTCGCGGAGGCGACACCCAGCACGCCATCCGCAACACACCCGGCGTCACCGGGTTCGCCGGGCCCGGCGGTAAGCCCACCCCCCTCAAGCGTCGCGAGGTCGAGACCTTCCTGGCGGTTCGTGGCGAGGAGGGTGTCGAAGAAACCACACCTCGCAAGACCAAGACGCGCATGCTTTATGAGGTCGGCGAGACGGTGCGGGTCAAGGATGGCCCCTTCGCAGACTTCCAAGGCCAGATCGAAGAGATCAACACCGAACAGCTCAAGCTCAAGGTCTTGGTCAACATCTTCGGCCGCGAAACGCCGGTCGAACTCGACTTCGCACAGGTTGGCAAGCTCTGA
- the secE gene encoding preprotein translocase subunit SecE, with the protein MAMNRQQRRQLQKQGEVDKDGAPIAQRRERASQGPPESRTGPREFVGEVRDELKKVVWPTRDELKNYAVVVFVTIVVLTAIIAGMDFLAGEGVLKLFETN; encoded by the coding sequence ATGGCCATGAATCGACAGCAGCGTCGCCAACTGCAAAAACAAGGTGAAGTCGACAAGGACGGTGCGCCCATTGCGCAGCGCCGTGAGCGCGCGTCTCAAGGCCCGCCCGAGTCGCGCACCGGCCCTCGCGAATTCGTCGGCGAGGTACGCGACGAGCTCAAGAAGGTCGTGTGGCCGACGCGTGACGAACTCAAGAACTACGCCGTCGTCGTGTTCGTGACCATCGTGGTCCTCACCGCCATCATCGCCGGGATGGACTTTCTCGCCGGCGAAGGCGTTCTGAAACTCTTCGAGACGAACTGA